The Polaribacter sp. KT25b genome contains the following window.
TTTGAAGAAACAGGGATTACTTTTTCCTTATTAGAAAAATTCTGTAGTCCAAAAGTAGAGTTAAGCCCAGAGAAAATTTCTCCAATGGCAATGGGGTATATGTTTGAAGACCTTATTAGAAGGTTCAACGAAAAAACCAACGCTGCTGCTGGGCGACATTTTACACCAAGGGAAATTATTGAGTTGATGACACACTTGGTGTATTTACCTGTAAAAGATAAAATTAAAAAAGGAACTTTTTTGGTATACGACCCTTGTGCAGGTTCTGGTGCAATGCTTACGCAATCTAAAAAATTTGCAACCAACCCAGAAGGTGAAATTAAAAGTAAAGCAAGTTTTCATTTATACGGACAAGAAAATACAGGCGAAATGTATGCGGTTTGTAAATCTGATATGCTTTTAAAAGGAGAAGATCCTGATAAAATACAATTTGGTTCTACATTGAGTAAATACGGTTTTGACCCAAATCTAAAGTTCAACTTTATGTTAACCAATCCTCCTTATGGAACGAGTTGGAAAGAAGACCAAAAAGAACTAAACGTTGGTACAGCAAAAAAAATAGAAATAAACGATACTCGTTTTAATCTAGAAATTAAAAACTTTAAAGGTGAATTAGAAAAAAAATGTTTAACCACTCGTAGTAATGACGGACAATTAATGTTTATGTTGCATATGTTGTCTAAAATGAAAGACCCAAAAGATGGAGGAAGTAGAATTGCTTCTGTACACAATGGTTCGGCTATTTTTACAGGTAGTGCAGGTAGTGGAGAAAGTGGTATAAGACAATACATTTTAGAAAATGATTTATTAGAATGTATTATTCAGTTGCCTAATGCTATGTTTTATAATACAGGTATCGCAACTTATGTTTGGATATTGAGTAACAATAAAGCTAAAGAGCGTAAAGGGAAAGTACAATTGATTAATGCTTCTTCTGATAAGTTTTTTAGTAAAATGCGAAAGGCATTGGGTAGTAAAAGTAATGAACTTAAACCAAATCACATTCTAGATATTCAAAATATCTATTTCGATTTTGAAGAAAATGAATATTCTAAAATATTTGATAATGAGGATTTTGGATATTACCAAATTACAACGCATCAGCCAGCAAAGGACGAAAAGGGTGAATTTATAAAAGACAGTAAAGGAATCCTCAAGTCAGACAAGGATTTAAAGGATACTGAAAATGTGCCAATGAAAGAAAATATTGAAGATTATTTTGCTCGAGAAGTATTACCTTTTGCTGAAAATTCTTGGTACGATAAAAAGAAAATGAAGGTTGGTTATGAAATAGCTTTCAATAAATACTTTTATCAATATAAACCTTTGAGACCATTAAAAGATATTGCAGGAGATATTTTAGCTTTAGAAAATGAAACAGAAAGTTTACTTAAAGAAATAGTGAACTAATGAAAAGATATTCTAAATATAAAGATAGTGGTATTGCTTGGTTGAGGGAGATTCCTGAGCAATGGAGAATTGAATCATTTAAAAATATTCTAAAAGAAAGGAATGAAAAAAATAACCCTATAAGGACTAAAGAAATTCTTTCACTTTCAATTAACAAAGGAGTTACTTTATATGCTGAAAAAACCACAAACTTAGACCGCTTTAAAGATGATGTTAGTAAATATAAGTTAGCTCATAAAGGTGATTTGGTGTTAAACAGTATGAATATGATTGTTGGAGCTGTTGGTGTTTCAAAATATTTTGGTTGTGTAAGTCCTGTTTATTATACTTTTTATGGAAATAATAGTGATGCCTATACTACAAGGTTTTATGAATATTTATTTAGATGTAAAGTAGTTCAAAGCGTTTTATATAGTCTTGGTAGAGGTTTGATAGCTATTGATAGAGGTGAAGGGAAATATAATACTTTGAGACTGAAGATTTCAAGAGATGATTTGCGATCAATGAGATTACCTTTACCCAATATTTCTGAACAAATAGCATTAGTCAATTATCTTGATTTCAAAACAGAAAAAATAGACCGTTTTATAAAAAAGAAAAAACAGTTAATTGTATTACTTAATGAGCAAAAAGCAGCTATTGTAAACAAAGCAGTTACCAAAGGAATCAATCCGAATGTAAAACTAAAACCTTCAGGTATTGAATGGCTTGGTGATATACCTGAACATTGGGAAACGAAAAGGATGAAATTTTTGGGAGATGCAATTATTGGATTAACTTATAGTCCTTCAGAAATGGTTGATGAAGGAGAAGGAACTTTAGTTTTGCGTTCTTCTAATGTTCAAAAAGG
Protein-coding sequences here:
- a CDS encoding class I SAM-dependent DNA methyltransferase, producing the protein MTLDTQSLQPIINFIWTVADDVLINKYLENQYQDVILPMTVLRRLDLALEPTKKQVLKTHNEFKSKMDNLSGLLTSKDHGSGLEFYNTSPYTMKMLLDDPKSIDTNLLDYLNGFSENVQDIIQKFKFRNQLETFEETGITFSLLEKFCSPKVELSPEKISPMAMGYMFEDLIRRFNEKTNAAAGRHFTPREIIELMTHLVYLPVKDKIKKGTFLVYDPCAGSGAMLTQSKKFATNPEGEIKSKASFHLYGQENTGEMYAVCKSDMLLKGEDPDKIQFGSTLSKYGFDPNLKFNFMLTNPPYGTSWKEDQKELNVGTAKKIEINDTRFNLEIKNFKGELEKKCLTTRSNDGQLMFMLHMLSKMKDPKDGGSRIASVHNGSAIFTGSAGSGESGIRQYILENDLLECIIQLPNAMFYNTGIATYVWILSNNKAKERKGKVQLINASSDKFFSKMRKALGSKSNELKPNHILDIQNIYFDFEENEYSKIFDNEDFGYYQITTHQPAKDEKGEFIKDSKGILKSDKDLKDTENVPMKENIEDYFAREVLPFAENSWYDKKKMKVGYEIAFNKYFYQYKPLRPLKDIAGDILALENETESLLKEIVN
- a CDS encoding restriction endonuclease subunit S — protein: MKRYSKYKDSGIAWLREIPEQWRIESFKNILKERNEKNNPIRTKEILSLSINKGVTLYAEKTTNLDRFKDDVSKYKLAHKGDLVLNSMNMIVGAVGVSKYFGCVSPVYYTFYGNNSDAYTTRFYEYLFRCKVVQSVLYSLGRGLIAIDRGEGKYNTLRLKISRDDLRSMRLPLPNISEQIALVNYLDFKTEKIDRFIKKKKQLIVLLNEQKAAIVNKAVTKGINPNVKLKPSGIEWLGDIPEHWETKRMKFLGDAIIGLTYSPSEMVDEGEGTLVLRSSNVQKGKLAYEDCVYVTTEIPEKKRTRVGDILICSRNGSIKLVGKNALIDEKASNESFGAFMTVVRSPYFEYLHYYFNSASFKAQSGMFFTSTINQLTTGVLNQIIVSIPKNIKEQNEIVSYIKEETSILDKTISTIEKEITLVEEYKTALIAEAVTGKIDVREFEIPNTEEPLAMVAEEAISYNKVD